The DNA sequence GCCCGATTTGTCAAAGCCGCCAATGGACGCTGCTGAAACTATATAGCGTTCAGAACGCGGCACGCGCACGGCACCTTGCGTTGCGAGGCACTGCATTGTCACCACGTGCAAGCACCCGATGTCTCGATGGCACCATTAACGGCTAAAACATGCAGCTGTACAGTCTAAAAATTACACGTATCAATATTAAGTTCTTGCAGTATTGTATAGAATCAGACCAAACAAACACGCTTAATTGGGCCCGTCAGATAAGGCTCAAAATAGTGTTGAAGTGGGTACAGTTCCTTTTGTAAATACGCAGATATTTACAAAGTACGGGATGCGGTGGTACAGTCACATTTAGTTCCAAATCCAGAACGCATATATCTGGAGGTGAAGCGAAGACATGTAGGCGAAGCAACGCTCTCGTTGAAATCGTTGAAAAAACGGCGCAAGTTTTTCGAAACGCAACACTTATACCGTCACACCCGGCCAAGCAGCGTTCCAAGCAAGTTTTGTCAAGGGTTCATCTGTAGTTTTATACCTGCACCGTATTTTACGACGCAGTACATGCGCCAATTTGAACCTTGCAATGTCGGGCCATTATTTGTCAAAAGTTGCGAAAtaaattttgggacacgttaaacgGAGACGATTACATGATGAAATAGGATTACAAGAGCCACCAAAATGTAGCGTACGCATCAAGGAGAAGTGTgagaatatttaaaaagaaagaaagaaggagtgCAATGAAAATGTGGCTCTAACTGGACAGTGGGGGCTCAGGTTCATAACCTCGGTTGCCCTCAGGAGTACCGAATTGGCCGCACTCAGTCCGATTCGTTGGAGACGGGCTTCCTGCGCGTTTCCTTCCAGCCACCCTTGGCGCCGGCAGACTTAGACCTTTTGCGTGGCGTCCTCATCTCCGTGGCGGCGCCGTCCTTGAGACTTGTCCACCGCCCTGGACGATTCGTGCGCCCGACTCGATTGCAAGCCCGAAGACCGTTTCCGGACCGAGGCCAACGAGGCTTTCCTTGCATTTAGGCCGCTGCCGTCCTGATCTTCGTCGGCAGGCTCAGCGGCAATCGGCTGCGTTCGTTTCTTCTTGGAAAGCCCCCAAGTGATGGACGTATGGGTGGCCGAAACGTGCCGAGCGCCGGTGGGGGAAGAACCCAACTGCATCACCGAGCTTTTGCGGTCAGATGCCAACGAGGATTTCTTTCTAGTAAAGCCACCTCCAGCCTGGGCATCGTCGAAAGGCTCCGCGGCAACCGGTATCCTCCGGCTACCCTTGGAAACCCCTGAGGTGATGACCTCTCTCTCGCTGGTCTTATGGGCGGTCGAAACATGCTGAGTGTTGGTGGGGGCCCAACCGGACTGCATCTGCGCACTTTTATGCTCCGCAACCAAAGAGGCTGCCCTCGTGCTTAGGTGGTTCCGATTCTGAGCTTCGGCGGGAAGCTCAGCCGACAGCCTCCGGTTATCATTGGAAACCCCCGAAGTGACAGCCTCTCTCTCGCTGGCCCTATCGGCGGCCGAAACGCGCTGAGTAAAGGCGGGGACCCAGCCCGACTGCATCGGCGAGCTTATCCGATACAAGGCCGACGGGAATTGCCTTGTGCTCAGGCGCTTGCCGTCCCGAGCTCCATCGGGAAGCTCAGTGACACCTAAAGGCCCCCAGTGGTCCTTGGAAACTCGCTTCGTGGCACGCTCTCTCTCGTTGGCCGTATCGGTGGTCGCAACATGTCGAGGGCCGGTGTGGGCCACGAGCGTGTTCTCGTTTCCCATGTTGCCGGTTCCGGGGGCGCGGTCAAAGGAGGCGATCGAGCTCCCGCGGTGCTGGCACGTCGGGGGCGGCTTGACGAAGCAACTGAATACGTCGCAGCTGTCAGACAGCAAACCGCTGCGAAAGAGGGCCCCGGCCGCGTACGAGCCGAGCAGGAGTGTGGTCAGGCCGAGCGCCATGGACAGCAGGCGGAACGGGAACCGCTGGCCCAATTCCTCATCGTACAGGGGCAGACGCACGATCACCGGCAAGTTCATGGAGGGCTCCCCGCAGAGGCACCGGAACGCGCCGCTCACGATGAAAGCTGCGAGGAAGCAAGTCGGGCTGTGGCTTGCATTCATAGCGTAAAGTACCCAAGCGATTTATGCGAATCTGCCGGGATATGTCGTTTCGGTCGGCTAGCTACTGCGGATCTTATTAGACCCCAAACTGAGTTCAATGCCACAATGGTT is a window from the Dermacentor variabilis isolate Ectoservices chromosome 3, ASM5094787v1, whole genome shotgun sequence genome containing:
- the LOC142573982 gene encoding uncharacterized protein LOC142573982; protein product: MAALGCMFLAVPPVIVGIAAKHTNFTLAGYPGSYRLSDEDSARVLPVAILYLTTGMKAFFGLVSIAAAVMSSADSSMLSASTMITRNVYQTLLRPTATEKEVVIALRTTICALGLLSVYMALSVKSVFDLWNLCSDIVYVLLFPPLLCVFYFKETNAYGSVLAFIVSGAFRCLCGEPSMNLPVIVRLPLYDEELGQRFPFRLLSMALGLTTLLLGSYAAGALFRSGLLSDSCDVFSCFVKPPPTCQHRGSSIASFDRAPGTGNMGNENTLVAHTGPRHVATTDTANERERATKRVSKDHWGPLGVTELPDGARDGKRLSTRQFPSALYRISSPMQSGWVPAFTQRVSAADRASEREAVTSGVSNDNRRLSAELPAEAQNRNHLSTRAASLVAEHKSAQMQSGWAPTNTQHVSTAHKTSEREVITSGVSKGSRRIPVAAEPFDDAQAGGGFTRKKSSLASDRKSSVMQLGSSPTGARHVSATHTSITWGLSKKKRTQPIAAEPADEDQDGSGLNARKASLASVRKRSSGLQSSRAHESSRAVDKSQGRRRHGDEDATQKV